One window from the genome of Grus americana isolate bGruAme1 chromosome 14, bGruAme1.mat, whole genome shotgun sequence encodes:
- the HRH2 gene encoding histamine H2 receptor gives MDLCNNHTSSQKKMDFTMQLLVGSCLIILIVITLCGNIIVCLAVTLDRRLRSLTNCIIVSLAITDLLLGLLVLPFSAFYELTKEWPFGSILCNIYTSLDVMLCTASILNLFMISLDRYFAVTTPLHYSQLVTPSRVAVGLVVIWTVSLMVSFLPIHLGWNTNGTAVQNTVTNCSNECILEVNPVYGLVDALLTFYIPLVIMCITYYQIFKIAREQAKRINHTWCCSSNSPMPPMVKEHKATVTLAVVLGAFIVCWFPYFTVFTYRGMWGDSRVKGTPMSIVLWLGYANSALNPILYGTFNRDFRVAYQNLLRCWRTGGPRSSHLPPLQKAQSKDRSCRQEGKPLKLEMRNGKGILLTHGALKSTGAFP, from the exons ATGGATCTGTGTAACAACCATACAAGCTCTCAAAAAAAGATGGACTTCACCATGCAGCTGCTGGTCGGGTCCTGCCTCATCATCCTCATCGTGATCACTCTCTGCGGTAACATCATCGTCTGCCTGGCCGTCACCCTTGACCGCCGGCTCCGCAGCTTGACAAACTGCATCATTGTCTCCTTGGCCATCACCGACTTGCTGCTAGGCCTCCTTGTGCTGCCATTCTCTGCCTTCTATGAACTCACCAAAGAGTGGCCCTTCGGCAGTATTTTGTGCAACATCTACACCAGCCTGGACGTCATGCTGTGcacagcttccatcctcaaccTCTTCATGATTAGTCTGGACCGCTACTTTGCTGTCACCACCCCACTCCACTACAGCCAGCTGGTCACCCCCTCCCGGGTGGCTGTGGGTTTGGTTGTTATTTGGACCGTTTCACTGATGGTCTCCTTTCTACCCATCCACCTGGGCTGGAACACCAATGGGACAGCAGTCCAAAACACAGTCACCAACTGCAGCAATGAGTGCATACTGGAGGTGAACCCTGTGTATGGGCTAGTGGATGCCTTGCTCACTTTCtacatccctttggtcatcaTGTGCATCACCTACTACCAGATATTCAAGATAGCAAGGGAGCAAGCCAAGAGGATAAACCACAcatggtgctgcagcagcaactcCCCCATGCCACCCATGGTGAAAGAACACAAAGCCACTGTGACACTGGCAGTGGTGTTGGGAGCATTCATTGTGTGCTGGTTCCCCTATTTCACAGTGTTCACGTAccgggggatgtggggggacagCAGGGTGAAAGGCACACCCATGTCCATTGTTCTCTGGCTGGGCTATGCCAACTCAGCCCTGAACCCCATCCTGTATGGGACGTTCAACAGGGATTTCCGGGTGGCGTACCAGAACTTGCTGCGCTGCTGGAGGACTGGGGGCCCCAGGAGCTCTCACCTGCCTCCCCTCCAGAAGGCCCAGTCCAAggacaggagctgcaggcaggagggtaAACCCCTGAAACTGGAGATGAGGAACGGGAAGGGGATCTTGCTGACCCACGGAGCCCTCAAGAG CACCGGAGCTTTCCCATGA
- the CPLX2 gene encoding complexin-2: MDFVMKQALGGATKDMGKMLGGEEEKDPDAQKKEEERQEALRQQEEERKAKHARMEAEREKVRQQIRDKYGLKKKEEKEAEEKAALEQPCEGSLTRPKKAIPAGCGDEEEEEEESILDTVLKYLPGPLQDMFKK, encoded by the exons ATGGACTTCGTCATGAAGCAAGCGCTGGGCG GGGCCACCAAGGACATGGGGAAGATGctggggggtgaggaggagaaggacccCGACGcacagaagaaggaggaggagaggcaggaggccCTGCgccagcaggaggaggagcggAAAGCCAAGCACGCCCGCATGGAAGCCGAGCGGGAGAAAGTCCGGCAGCAGATCCGCGACAAG TACGGgctgaagaagaaggaggagaaggaggcagaggagaaagccGCGCTGGAGCAGCCGTGTGAGGGCAGCCTGACACGCCCCAAGAAGGCAATCCCAGCTGGCTGCGGAgacgaggaagaggaggaggaggaaagcatcCTGGACACCGTCCTCAAGTACCTGCCTGGCCCACTGCAGGATATGTTCAAGAAGTAA